CCTTCCATAAGGGAGCTTGCTACAACTCTCAGGATTAACCCGAACACAGTTGCCAAAGCTTACAATCATCTGGAAACGGATGGATTCGTAACTTCACGAAAAGGTCTCGGGTATTTTGTCATTGCAGGCAGGAAAAATCTTCAAAACGACCGGGAGATTATTTTCACTGATCTTACCGATGAATTCATTTCAAGATTAACAGAACTTGGTTTCGCTTCAGAGGAGATTGTCAAAGGTCTTTCTGACAGGTTGAGAGGAGAGATCGAACATGATCAGATTAAGTAATCTGTCATTTGCCTACGGCTCGAAGAAGGTGCTTGAGGATTTCAGTCTGGAGCTTTCGGCAGGAGAGACCGTAATGATTACCGGCCCCAACGGGGTTGGCAAGAGTACCATACTAAGACTTCTTGCAGGAGTACTGAAACCAGTGTCAGGTGAAATTGATCATGGATTAACGGAAGGAACTGACCCCCGGCTGAAAACAGCTTTCCTGCCGGACAGTCTCAGCATCTACAGAAGCATGACTCCAGCTCAGGCAGCTGAATTCCATGCCGGATTCTACAGGACGGAACCATCCGATCTTGAACTCGCGCTGAAAGCGGGAATTGATGTCAATCTTTAGGCCAGCGAGTGCTTGTTCATCTTTCTCTGATACTATCCACCGATCCAGAACTGATACTGATTGACGAGGTTCTTCATTCAGTCGATCCGTATCTCCGTGATATTGTTTTCCGTCAGTTGATATCAGTGATGGAGAAGAGGAATCCGATCGTTGTAATGGTGAATCTCAACTTTCATGACATCGAGAATCTTGTGGACCGAGTAATATTCCTGGGCCGTGATGGAATCAGATTAGATGAATCCGTGGACGGTCTGAAATTAAAAACAAGAAGAGTAATCGCAGAAGAAATCTCATCGGAGTATTCAGTGCTGTTTACAGAGAACGTCATGGGAAAGATGCATCATATCGTTTATCCATTTGATGAACAGGCTGAGGGTACAAATTTCGAGAGTATTCAGAAAATGGATCTCACTGAAATAATGACCGCCTTTATGGGAGGCGAGTACAGTGTTTCTTAAAGAACTGAAAGACACTCTCAGACAGACCGGTTTCATTATGGCATTCTTCATTCTCGTACCTGTCCTGTATCTCATAGATCAGGCTTTCTACAATACAGGGATGAACTTTTCAGAATACATATCGAACGGCCTCGACTTATTCATTCTGATAACTGCTATGTATATTGGATATAACATGTTCAAGGCTGAGGAAGAAGATGGTGCGAAGGAGTACCTTCTGTCTCTTCCTGTAAGTCGCTGGTCGCTGTTTCTGAACAAAATAACACCCAGGGTGATCGTTCTGATCCCTCTTCTTGTATCAGGGATGCTTGTATACGAATTTGCTGAGACAAACGGGGTTGCATTTGGGTTTTTCCTGAACTGGTTCCTCGGTTTTAACAGCCTGATCTTTCTCCTGATTTTCATTCAGATCTGTGGATTCATTCTAGGTCTTGTAGGCAGGGAAAGCTGGATAACCAGGCTGATGCTTCTGGCCATGGTGGTTTGTATCTGGCAATACAGCAGTATAGCGCTGGTTTTTGAGAATACTCTGCGG
The sequence above is drawn from the Candidatus Aegiribacteria sp. genome and encodes:
- a CDS encoding GntR family transcriptional regulator, giving the protein PSIRELATTLRINPNTVAKAYNHLETDGFVTSRKGLGYFVIAGRKNLQNDREIIFTDLTDEFISRLTELGFASEEIVKGLSDRLRGEIEHDQIK
- a CDS encoding ATP-binding cassette domain-containing protein — its product is MIRLSNLSFAYGSKKVLEDFSLELSAGETVMITGPNGVGKSTILRLLAGVLKPVSGEIDHGLTEGTDPRLKTAFLPDSLSIYRSMTPAQAAEFHAGFYRTEPSDLELALKAGIDVNL
- a CDS encoding ABC transporter ATP-binding protein, whose amino-acid sequence is MLVHLSLILSTDPELILIDEVLHSVDPYLRDIVFRQLISVMEKRNPIVVMVNLNFHDIENLVDRVIFLGRDGIRLDESVDGLKLKTRRVIAEEISSEYSVLFTENVMGKMHHIVYPFDEQAEGTNFESIQKMDLTEIMTAFMGGEYSVS
- a CDS encoding ABC transporter permease is translated as MFLKELKDTLRQTGFIMAFFILVPVLYLIDQAFYNTGMNFSEYISNGLDLFILITAMYIGYNMFKAEEEDGAKEYLLSLPVSRWSLFLNKITPRVIVLIPLLVSGMLVYEFAETNGVAFGFFLNWFLGFNSLIFLLIFIQICGFILGLVGRESWITRLMLLAMVVCIWQYSSIALVFENTLRSIIGWRKMIELGFGWYSSTNAYIDGIFNYVLLAYILVPLLGMWDLKPIRVREVWFQKRAFLPMIVFSLLLVSRYLTK